CGTACAACCTCTCGCATCGCACCTCGTTCGGTGCCGTACCCCTGGTAACAACAGTTATCTACGGCAGCGATATCATTCCACGGTTTGGACACGGGCAGATCCGCGAGTTGCGTCGCGTGCTAGGCGCCTTGACGCGTGTGCGACGCAGACGACACAAGTACGCCGCGGCGAATCGCAACGACGCGAAAAAAGACAGTGATTGTGAGGCTGTGGGAGtgcatgtgctgcgcaggtATTGTGACTGGCTATCTATCTGCTACACGGATAGGCCTGACGACGTCATGCGCGACCGCAAGCGGAACATTGAAGACACATTTTGGCGGCTACGAAGGGAGGTGGAGGACGACTTGTATGCCCAGGCCAAGCACCGATTTGACAAGGCAAATACCCATATCAATGCACCTATTTCGCCTTGGATCCAGGCTGTACGGCAGGGCGACGTtccgctgcacacgctctcgacacggcgccagcgcatgGACCAAGCGACGCTCAGCAacgaggcggcgcatggtGGCACGCTGGTGCCTGCAGGACGGATCCTATGGATCGCTGACGGAGACCTATATACCGTCACGGACCCTCGTACATTCTTCAGTCTCCCCGACCTGACATCGAGCCTGTTTGCCGATCATTTCCCTGCCGCGTACGAAGAAGctgtcgcggcgctcggcaaagatTTGCGGTAGTGTACGTAAGCCTATTTTTCAAATTACTGCATGACCGATAGGGTCCCCAATCGCCAAAACTTGGGCACATTGGCGTGGAGCGGCGAAAACTTGCACCAGCCCACGTCCGGACAAGTCCTCTTTTGCGTGCGTGCCTGGATTACAAACCAGGCAGAGAGCATAGCGATGATGGATCATGCTGCGGGGCATGTCAACAGGCTTCTCCATGGCCAGACGGCAAATATGGAGCCTGGCAACTCGAGCAGGGGTGCTTTCTGTACGGatacatgcagcgccgcctaCCATGGAAAACCGGACCGTGATTACAACGTGGCAGAATACTGTGGGGGAGATATGACGATCTGCTACGACCCCTACTGTATGCTCCCGCTGTGTGGCACGAATCATGTTCAATCCGCGCTTACGTTTGGGCTCATGCCGTGCTCGACAACCGGTGCGGATGGACAATTGCCCAGTTCGAGATACGATGCGCTATGTGGCGATGCTTGCTGTCCGCCATGCCCGGTAGAGCCTTTGGCATGCTCGGATGACGACTGCGTGCAGTATAGCTGCCCTACAACCCCTTACTGGCCCTCAATCCCGACAGAAACGCAGCGCGGCTGTGTAAATATTTGCGATGGGTACCTCCCTCCCGAAAAAGAATGCGATACGAGTTGCGAGGGAAGTACACTTGGTCCATGCGCTACAACGGCTTCAGCGCTTTGTGAGTACTGCAACCTGGCCGAGTCGGGTTgccaatgctgcgcgccgtgtacGGTCGACCAAGCTGCGGCTTCAAATGCCATGGCACTGTGCACGTCTGCGAAATGCGATCCTTGGTACCATCCTACTTCTTTTGGCGTTCCAGATGAGCAAAACTCGCTTACTTCTTCACAGTTTAACAGCTCCTCCTCCACACCACTCACGTCGCACCACAGCTCTGACACACCCATGTACAAGCCACCGGCATTCCGCTGCCAGTGGGCGAATTGCTGCACCGAAGTTTCTtcgctcgaggcgctcacGGAGCATGTTCAGCGCGCACATCTCAGTAAGGATGCCGAGGCGCCTGAGCGCACTACACCGTTCACCCCTGCATGGCCCCAAGCTTTATTGAACGCAAACTGGGGCATGGATTGGGCATCTGATTCAGCGAACACGCCGCTGATGTGCTCGACGCCTACTCCAACCGAGCATGCTTCGAGTTCTCTAGCGCCCCGCTGGAAAAAAGAAGTGCGCCCTGCGGCGGCCGAGCAGAAATTCCTGGCAAACTTTGCGCTCCCTGACGAAAAAGATTTGCTTTCGCTGGAGCCCACCTGCCTCTGCGCCCCGGGCGAGGGGAAGAAGAAACATCCGTGCGGATGGGAGGACTGTAACGAAAGCTTTGATACGCACACGGAGCTTACCGACCACCTTGCCAATCAGCACGTTGGCTGCGGCCGCAAAGAGTACGAATGTCGCTGGGTTGGCTGTAAACGCGCTGCGGAAGGGCGCAAGTTTCACCAGAAACAAAAAGTCTTGCGCCATATTCAAACACACACCGGCGACAGACCGTACGTGTGCCCGTTGTGCCAGAAGCGTTTCAGCGAGATGAATACCCTCACGCAGCATATACGAATTCATACCAAGGAACGCCCCTACAAGTGCGACTTTCCTGGCTGTGATAAGTCGTTTAGTGTGGCTGGGAGTCTTACTATT
This is a stretch of genomic DNA from Malassezia vespertilionis chromosome 1, complete sequence. It encodes these proteins:
- the SUR1 gene encoding zinc-finger protein (COG:S; EggNog:ENOG503NUXF) gives rise to the protein MALCTSAKCDPWYHPTSFGVPDEQNSLTSSQFNSSSSTPLTSHHSSDTPMYKPPAFRCQWANCCTEVSSLEALTEHVQRAHLSKDAEAPERTTPFTPAWPQALLNANWGMDWASDSANTPLMCSTPTPTEHASSSLAPRWKKEVRPAAAEQKFLANFALPDEKDLLSLEPTCLCAPGEGKKKHPCGWEDCNESFDTHTELTDHLANQHVGCGRKEYECRWVGCKRAAEGRKFHQKQKVLRHIQTHTGDRPYVCPLCQKRFSEMNTLTQHIRIHTKERPYKCDFPGCDKSFSVAGSLTIHKRTHTGYKPFKCPFPDCDKEFSESSNLNKHMRVHRGEKLFGCTTCTKRFARPDQLARHKKVHERQDDTFLVEKSASSNDAYSAPVAT